TCACTCTCTGTCCAGTTTCCCCAGAATGAGAGCCCCTAAGCTTCACCCAAACcctgggaatgtgtgtgtttctgtggaagGTGAGATGATTCCACACCACTCTCAATTGTGTTAAAAATCATGCAAAACACCCCGCTGGTGTAATGCTGTAGGCCAGTCAGTAGAAACAGCTAGCAATCTGTGGTGGTAACTGTTGCTAGGGTGTGATGTGGTTTGGGGCCCTCATCACCACCCCgggaaataataaaataatgatgtAATGCAGCTGTCACAATCTCATCCGCTAAGTAATCCTCTGGGGGTAGGATGGGTCGTGCAATGGCTCCATCTACGGCGTTTAGCTAATCAACGTCATATTGAATGTAGCGAGGAATTCATGCAAAGCATTAATTCAATCGCTGGCTTGATCAAATACGGAGATGAATCAATTTAATGTGGAATTGTCCACAGAGTGCACGCAACAGTCGTTTAATGGCACAGTGGGTACACATGTAACTCCCCATTCCCTTAAGTGTGTGACGATTGAAACAATGATCCCTAATGCTGGGCATTAGAGACAGCGCGGTGCAAATGGATGGGAGAAACATGATCGCAGTAATGGGATTTTACTGGATTAATATGTTCAGTGAACATACACTGTATTACATCAAGTTATAAACCCATAGAaactgggtggtggtggtggtgggcggttGGGGGGTTGCTCAAGGGATTTAGTGTAAAATTGGCAATGAGAACATTCTTACCCAGATGGTCTTCATCGCCACCTTGTGGAGAAATATATATACTCAAACTCAAATGTTCTGTTATACACAATTagaaaatattatttatgtAACCTTTATTTAAATAGATATGACAATTGGAACTTCTAACAAATACATTGCAGATATTAAGGAAACGATGGAACTTTACCACCATACATGAACGTCTTTCCCATCATAGGGTCCTCAATGTAAAGCAATGCACAGTGGGAGAAACAATGGGAccgagaaatatatatatatatatagagagagagagagagagagagagagagagagagagagagagagagagagagagagagagagagagagagagagagagagagagagagagagagagagagggggggggggtggggggggggtggggggggatagagTCTCTCTCACAGTCCCACAGTCTCTCCCTGatatcaccaccacctccaataaCCTAATTTATGAAGACGTGTCTTTGGCTTGCATATGTGCAGACGTCAGTATGGTAATCCTAGGTAATCCTGGCCGAGAGGGTGCTTTGAGATGGATGTGGCAGCTAGATGGACCTCGCCCGTGGAAACTACCATTTCCTCCCGGAGCAAGATCACAGGAATGTGATCCTGTGTTATTTCTGCTTCCACACATCTATTTGAGGAATGCAGGCTAATCTAAACTGAGGATTAATGCTCGTAAATAACGCAGTGACCCGTGTTATTTTATAGTTTTACATGCACGATAAAGGTACATTTCTTAATCTCATAGTTTTGGAGAGGTTATACCCCAAACATATAAAACTAAACTATCCTTCCATTTCATATGAATACAGCATCAACTATAAACCTCTTTATGTAATGATCTGTCTACTAAATATTCTTAGAAGATTGGACCAattatttgtgtttatattattaCGTTATATCTATCACTCTGTATTGGTGAAACTTGCTGCCTATGGTGAATGAGATGATGTAGGTGTGTTTATAAATGCAACagataataattattaaaaaatatccaATAATAACCGCTACTAAATATTTTTCATCTTTATTTCGaaaactttgttttgttttgttgcatAATTATGACCTAACCGACTATTATACATGCGGAACAATCCATGGGTGGTTGTTTGGGTAGGGACTCGTTTGGCTgctgcacacaacacacagcatggAGGACATATGAGGATGTCCTACAACGGTTCATGGTATACCCCACTCAAGAAGCATCAGGGATCCGTTATCATAAACGGATGGCATTGACACTATAGTGTAAGCTATACGATCCTTCTGTTTTGAATTCACTCCATAACTTGCATTTATTAAAAggaactaaaaaaaaaacaatcttaTGTCGTAATAGATTGTTGCATTTCTCTCACAATGTAAGAGAAATGGTTTGCTGGAGATGGCTGACTTCATCTGTCTATGGTGGACCTGTGTATACGATCAGACTGAGTAATTGTATCACCAAGGGAGAACTATCATAAACTAAAGATCGTTATGATCTTAATGTGTAGCTCGTAATTCTGATCAACCTGACTTAGTTGAGAAAATTCCTTCCTGTGGAAAACGTCCAAAGAAAGTCAATCAATAATCATATGAATGTGCACACACTGTATGTGTGAATTCAATATTCAATCATTTTGTATTCGACAGGTCTTGATTCAGAGGGGTGTGAAGATGTGGTGTCTGAGGCTGGGCATATTGTTGCCTGGACCGCTGTTCCACGCTGCCCCACGTCATGGCCTCCATAAACTGGCCTCTGTCCAGTCTGCCTCAACGCTGCCAAAGCGCAAGTTTCAAGGCCTGCTGTACCCCTTCAGTGTGCTGGACCCCTACCTCGACAGGTTGGCTTTATTTAAatgtcccatggcatgctactttatggatgctttaatatggatagtagtgggcccctaacacagtatttgtaAACgctcccgaaattcagccgtggtgcagaattatagccactacgagccagtcgcacattgagctttccccaaacgcgccgtttcagtgtctgtagctttaatgcattgcaaatgaggaggagaggtgcaGGGCAAGGAGGAGAGttggggtgtggccctgagcagcctgcggccatggtaccatgcgctctgtttacagtggatgtatcgcaatggcgaggtgcacacagcctttggccgtgttctgtaaatattctagaacactggtgctccggcgggagtcctggagctctgtatctaaataacatcatattatacatagatatctataagGGATAATTctcgacgaggtgtccattatcaggaattaatggactttgcggaggcaaccgtcctccgctgcgcgtcggacGTTTCACGTCTCCGcatcgtccattaattcctgataatggacacctcgtcgggcattatcccgcttataccacggtcacttgccaaagaacacaaattaaaaccattcatttatatattcatgcgttttacaatccaaatataaagtttttctcaagccataactttgtttcccttgtaacgcctgagggtttgactaattccTGGAGCAACCATTACCCcttatgcctcgtttccacatacggaCATtatcgtatgcgatccaaccgtctccgaacgaaagtccattcattcctatgtgattctccgtaatgtcagtttttcctccgagactcctcccctccgtaaaatttctgtccggtatgtccgtaatataggcctacgttccaaaaatttaactttcgccgttttacggagataccgtatgaaagtttttatgtttttcacaaaacatgtaagtacctggcaggccaaactcctcgccgatctctttccaagcctggttgtttttctttttatctctgtatatgtcgatcctcatgttccaaagtaccggtctcctaaaaacggccattatcatacgttcCCCCATATTTTTGGCTggcgtaaataaattcatgtccgtacgtaaaacactagcgaccccttccgtaaatttacggaagcacggatacgaaaaacatacgtatgtggaaacgaggcgttaaggttcttatgcaacggattGTTGTTCACTACTCCAGTActtaggacggaccttagctacgacttggcaacgggagatattctagtccgctcagcaatgagccagagagctaacgttatgcattgtacatatttataatttgaaattcatcCCAGCCTTTCTACCATAGATACTCTAGGGCAGTGATTTTCTACCAGTGTGACGAGAGATCGTCAGGTGTGCCGTGGGAAATTTTCTAACATCACCTAATTAACCATTGTCGGGTGTCTGTGCGGTAATAAAGTGTCGCAGATAatgtaccgtaattttcggactataagccgcgccttttttcccatttttcgattctgcggcttacataacggtgcggctaatctatgcaTTTTTACAGCTAAAGGCTACTCGGAAAATgagtattcgaagcttaaatcagtattcagagctttttttttttttttttcacgtaccCACGTGACGTTacaagagcgagggaggcaaactaagcgccagcgacaccaagcagagaagcgagagaggtggaggaagaatagatatcttgtttccctttactttataacacaacattagcgggatctcgggaggaaaagtaatacttgacgaaatgctaaccttagttGTTTATTtccgttcgctgtacagcgccgcgccaatcaactgtgactggcttgctgcagagcgtgagcgtcagcttatttggaacggaacaacagctgttcgctttcacggggaaaaactaaggaacttcaacctacttaggcctactaattaacattaaaaagctattaaatcttcaacaaaatatgcagatactgtcaaaatcggttccagggagtatatagggattattaatgttgtttttgatggtgtttttttctggaacgagcattcgaatattcgctcggaaaaaccaacgagtattcgaagcctgaaaaatggcattcgggccagccctaatggtaattaattAAACTGTTTAATTAAGTAAactaattaaacattaaaacagagagagactgagaactGTTGAGGAAGAGCTTCGTGTGTGTCCTACCATTCCTGCCAGGATATCCATTTTGTGTTAATCGAAACAGGCCCAGGTTTCACACTTAGTgagtataaatacatttagaaaCTATTATTAACTATATGTGTTGGAGCTATGCAGTTCTTAGATTTaattgtaaaacatttatttagtttgtttgcttaatataaaataacatgacttttatgtttattttctcgtttgtattataaattagttaatttgagtttgtttatgcttttgtttttaagttattactagCCTATATATGGTGGTGGCGGGCATAGGTGGCGGGCATAGGTAAGACAGGCACTTGGAAGGGTCATGGTTTTTTACCAGCTGtacgagagagacaaaggagtgaggctgctggttcacactgttgcacatttgttttgtttgcttggaAGATCGGAAAATAAACCTGGAGAAATCTAAATTCACGACTGGACAGTTGACTCTTTCCCCTGCACTGCGTAAGATTCGTCCCCCCTGGTGCCTCAGTGGCTATTTTGATTACGttgctttgtttgatttcttaATTTTTAAGTTATTGTTTTACTGAGGACAAATCGCCACTACAATATGTACTATATGTACTGTGTTAGAGTGTCATTTTGAGTCATTTTGGTTGGTGGTGTGCCCCAGGattttgtaaatgtaaaaagtgtgccgcggctcaaaaaaggttgaaaatcactgctctagggtctatagcatatccgccatgtctgattacagtttaattcatttttataatttaccagctctcgttttgaagactgaatcaccgcgccattcgtttcaatgggaaacGTGACGGTCTATACATTCAACATAaagtatacatatttataatttgatattcgtcccagcctttataccacagatactatggtctatagcatataaccgcgttttctgattacagtttcatgcatttttcacaatttaccagctttCGCTTTGAAGGCCGAACAggcaatttgactggaactacttagcagttgtccgtatatcaggagttaatacaCACCCTGTATTAACAGGGTGTGTCAATCAGAATTgcgtattcccccagaccgtggtataaatcatattatacatattatgacggccaaaagctgtgtgcacctccagacgatattatgaatcacaaacgactgcaacacttgcgttacagtgtgtggaatcacacacacacacacacacacacacacacacacacacacacacacacacacacacacacacacacacacacacacacacacacacacacacacacacacacacacacacacagcgctcgcacggtcgtagctcattggcgTGCCAAATTCTTTGGGCTggtaaggcagagaaaggggaggtggcatctcccctttTGACGACATACGTGGTAAATTCCAAAACGGCCCGTCTGAGcttcgttttttcaaaggcggagaaGAATGCCTAGTGCTCGTCATAATTatgcaacaaaacaaaacaaagttttCGAAATTtgtagctactgggggaccataggtagattaggggaactcatattaatgttagaaaagctcagaaagtgacattttcatgccagGGGATCTTAAAGTATATAAGCCTGTGTTTTTGTGCCGGCTCAcctggagttttttttttaagacattgtttttgtttacggAAATCTGTGTTTCCCAAACTTTGGGTCAGGACCCAACTTGTGATCGCCTGATTTGCACGTTGTGAGAGAAATGGGTTGATGGAGATGGCTGATTGCACCTGTCTATTGTGGCCCTACAAACAGAGTATTTGTATCAAAAGTGGTGTGTCATGCGCTGTGGATGTTGATAACACAGGCAGACATTGATTTGGATGAGTGAACACTGTTGGCCATTCATCTCTACCACCAGCATTATCTGGTCTTCCAATTGCAGATTAGCTTAACGACAAATCAGCAGTACAAGGCATCTAATGCAGTCTTTTAATTGTGTTtaaattgtgtgttttgtttgtatgaAACATATGTGCAGTTATCTTCAGTACTATGCTGCCCATTTGGCCAGGTCTTTTATCTGGTTAAATTtaggttaaataaaataaaataaacagtaaTTCTGAACCCTAACCGATCCACAGGTCGGTGGACAGGACTAACTTCCAGTTGTTTCAGCCCTGCTTGGAGGACATAGTGAAAGCTGAGCAGCTGTTCCACCCAAGCCGGTCTAATCAAATCGATTACCTGAGTTCTGCAGTGAGGATGGACCATGTGCCTGCCCTAACACAACCAGAGGTCAGGACAGATCATTTAGAGTTTGAAGAAAGGTTATCAAATTATTTTTCACAATTCCCAAATGCTCCCTAGCAGTCCTAACACCTACCTGGGCATTGCTTAGAGGTCGTTGCTGTAGATGTAAGCGACTTAATAATGTTTAATCCATGTGTACGTATTGTTTTTCCTTGCCAGGTGTGCTTCATTGGGAGAAGCAATGTTGGCAAGTCATCTCTGATCAGAGCTCTGTTCTCCCTGAGCCCCGAGGTGGAGGTCAGAGTATCCAAGACACCAGTAAGTCCTCCCACAGGAGAGCCTATTCACAGGGGCTTCCTTGTAGGGTAAACCAGTGTTACACAAATTTTGAGAATTGAAGGTCGTTAGCGGATGATGTATTTGAGATTAGGTGGATAGCTCGATCCACAGCGGGACTCTTAAGGAATAGCGTAGGCAGAGATTGATGGTCCTCAAGGCAAAGGACTCCTCCTTGCCCCTGAGATTTAGATGCTGAGCTGCAACAGGCAAGATAATTGTACGCTCTGCACCGTCATCAAGGATGGCGTACCTATTAGGTGATCTTCCGTTCCTAACTAGGGCGAGCACTACTTTCAGGTAGACTCGTCTCCGCTGGTTGGGGTTGTTGAGTGTTGCCCTGTTCAGAGGGGTGACGAGGAAGAGGCTTGCACCTGGTTTGGCGACTCGATGCACTACCCCGAGATGTAGCTTGTTGCATTCCCCACGGGGCTTCTTCAAGGTGCATGCTTCTGGCCTATGGTTAGTGCGACCGCTCCTCCTGCAACGCTTATCATCCGTCAGCCATTTCTCCACTTGGTCAGAAGTGGGCTTAAAAGCCTACCACGCACCTGCAGGTGTTTGATGAAGCTGTCCCTGTAATTCGGGAGCTTACTCAGAAGCCGATCTGCATGACCTGTGGATGTCAGTTCTGTGCTGTTAGGGACTTCGAGAGACATCAGCACATACCTAATAAGAGGTTCACACTGAGGGCAAAGGTCTGAAACGCCTCTGAATTGCCAGCACTGACATCTGGGCTGTTCGGAATAGCCGCAATTTCGCTCTGCACCAGCTGGTGTGGTTGCCCATATTGGTGCTGCAGGGCCTGCATAGCTGCAGTATAAGGCTGGGGGTAATGATGACATGACTACGCTATCAGTTTAGCCTTGTCTATCTTCAAGTGTTCCATTAGTACCCTATATTTATAGTGCTCGGACAATTCAGCATGGGAATTTAAGAGATAGTCCAGAGCCATTTCAGAACTGTGAACTCTCTCGCTGCCGTTTACCAGGTTAGGGAGAGCTGGCACAGGCACTGGTTGCCGTCGAGGGAGTTCATGATCGGCTGCAGGTGGCTGGGACATCCCAGGCATTAGCTGGAAAGCTGATGGCGTCGTGGGTAGCAGTTGATAGGCAGGCAGTGTAGACGAGACTGGAGGGGGGGGTAATGCCTGTGCTGGACAGGTTCCGCTGGTGGCGTGTAGTAGGTTGGCTGAGCCACTGACTCAGGTGGAAGCTGATACAAATGCGGTGCGGGCACAAAAGGATGCTGATACCCTGGCGGTGGAAGCACCACTGGAGCATGTTGGTATTCCATGCTGGCACCGCAGGAGGAGGCTGTTGCAGGTGCTGGTGGGAAGGCTGCTGCAGAAGCTGTGGGAGTGCAGTAGGGCCATACTGGTATACAGCGCCTGGGTCTGGTAGACCGGCTGTGGAGCTGCTGCAGGCATAGCAAGGGGGTGATAATACCTTGTTTGCGAGGTTCCAGCAGTTATCGCTGCAAGAGATTGGTACACTGAATGTGAGGGTGCCACGGACATCTGCTGGTGCCCTGGCTGTACAGGAATGCCCGGTGGAGTATACGCCGTCTGCGGAGATGCAGCGATGCAATGCAGAGTCTGTTCATACACCGAGTGAGCAGGTGTCACAGGCGCAGGCTGAGATGGGGTCTGATGGGCTCGTGGATGCTGCGTTGCCTGAAATGGGATCCGTGTTTGCTGATGGACGGAACCAGATTGATGGGAGCTATTAGAGAGCCTGTTGGAATGATGCGTGATGCAATACGGGTGAGCAGCTGCCAATAACTACTGAGCTGCACTCTGAATGGTCGTAGTCATAATTCCCTGATTTTGGCTGTTTTGTGCTGCTTGCTGCTGATTTGGAGAAGTTGTCTAGCTGGTCTCTAGATGTAAGATTGCAGCTGATATGTGTCAGTGCTCTGTATGTTCCCCTGCGCTCTATCGTGAGTGCCGAGGGGAATTGTGGATGCTAGCAATGATTTAGGGAGAGTCATTTCATATGCTTGAAGGTGGGATGGGAGCTGCCCTCTCCTTTCTTGTCCTATCGTGATCCCATCTGGGGctgcttctccctccctctggaccAATGTTGAGAAGGACGTTGATTGAAGGACGTTTGCGGATGATATTTGAGATTAGGTGGATTGCTCGATCCACAGCGGGACTCTTGTAAGGAGTACCGTAGGCAGAGATTGATAGGTTTAGTAATCACAAATGTTTGTGGTATCTGCAATGTAACCAAAATGCAACCACATATAAGTACATAAACAGGCTACAACagttaaataataattgaattCAAAGCTCAAAATGAGCGGGTGTGTAATAGACGTGATCCGAACGCAATCGCGGCAGCGACATGAATGCACGGTGAAGTTGCGCAACACTTGACAGGTCGAACTAGAATAATGTGTGAATGCTCGTCAATGTTTAACAAAttgaaaaggaccccacctaggggTAAGGGCGCATTACTATCCTGACAGAATTACCAAATCAGACAAATGCATAGGGGAAATCAGAACAGCAACACTCTAAGGGTGTTATGGTGAACTGAACTAGGGGAAGATATGTCTATGCTCTGTTACATAAGAGTAGCAGACCTATAATTAGTATTATGGGCCGTGTTTGTCGTACGATGACCCCTCCCTGAAAAGGGTCTACAGTGCTATTTCCTGATAAAAATTGAATACCCAAATGCTTGCATATGCAGAAAGGGTTAGTTTGCATGATTGTCGTGTATTCATTTATTAGGATCATGGCAggctttctttttatttattttactgtgcCTATTAATGGCGATTTAACATGCATGTGGCTTTTGTGACAGGGACACACCAAAAAGATGAACTTCTTCAAAGTGGGGAAGGCGTTCAGCATAGTGGACATGCCAGGCTACGGACACAGAGCTCCCACAGACTTTGTTGACATGGTGGAGCCCTACCTGGAAACAAGGAGCAAGTGGGTTTTTTGATGaaattttcattattattattagtgcacgttttaaaaaaacatgaagCCGTATACTGTCAGTTGCTACACTGAATTGATCCCGGCGCTGTTCAATGCAACCAATATACAATCTGCAGGACCTAACTATTGCTTCTTTCATTTGGCTGTTTCAGTCTGGTGAGGACATTCCTATTGGTGGATGGTAGTGTTGGTATCCAAAAGGCTGACTTTATTGCCTTGGAAATGTGCGAGGAGATGAGGCGGCCGTACGTGGTAAGTCCTCTACCGCTACCCCCCTACTCCAACTATGCGTTCACTAACACCACTCTATCCACCCCTCAAATCCTGCCTTGTAGAAGGATGGCTAGATGGAGGGTTGGGTGGTTTATTGATCAATGCATGAATGGATGGGTGGatatggatagatggatggaatGTTGCCTGGGTGGATGAACGAATGAATGTGTGGATGGTTAGATAGACCTCTTCCTGATAAGTAAGTTAATAAGTGGTTAAAAAAGGGATGCATTAGGATATGACCACCTTCCTTTACCTTATTCAACACTAGTAGTTATGGTCAAGACCCcttcctttgtctctctctctctctctctctccctctctttctctcctagTAGATCTTCGTCATGTGGTCGTATGCTGTAGCACGTTTGTCTCATTTCTCGTTATTATCTCTCTGAGTGTTTAAACCTCCCAACTTAACTCTGGGCTGTTCATCATTGCGCCCCCTGTTGATTAATCTGGAGCGCTCCTGTTTTAACTTGATATCACGCGTTAGAGCCCTAATGGAGGGAGCCAATCAATTATTCAACGCTGCTGGTTTATTCATCACTTTGACCGCTGCTAAAATTGGGACTGTTGATTAATTGTTTTTTCCATCTTAGCGAAATTGGGCACAAGATAGTCTAGTGTTACGTAAAGAAATGAACGCTCTGGGTTTTAACCCCTATGTCCGCAGCTGGCATCCCTGAGCTGATGTCTAAGGGCCAATTTCCACCAGAACCGGCACGGAAGCGGCACGGCAGCGAAGCGGCTGTGTTCCGTACTGCCGTCCCCACTGGAAGCGGTACGGACACCTTCTGGCTGATGCCTCAAGGCGTGCATAAttataataggcctatatgaattataaaaataattatgatTATAATGACTCATACAATATTGTTCCctagttataatcaacccctataCATCAATAtcataacccattaaatacagtttgatttctagatgtcatggcaatgTCGCGGTCAGCTTGCGACACTGGACTGGCGATTAGAGAATAGAAGTGGCATCGACGCAGACTTGAATTTCTTCTTTGCTATTAGCTATTAGCTATTGATACCAAAGATAGACTGTATAATATTACGATGCCCTGTGAATAGGGGTCGATGTGAGCTCACGGATATTCATGAGCAAATgcacactgattggctgtagaaGTGTTCTGAGACACGACTGCGAACCAGCAACgaacaaaaaaagaagaggcACGAATCGTAAACAAAGTCCCGGTTTGGGGACGTTGCTGTGCCGCGACCGTATCCAGTGGAATAGCCTACAGTGGTTTCTATTATTTTCGGCGACCGCTTTACTGCCGTGGCGCTTCCGTGCCGGTTCTGGTGGAAATTGGCCTTAACCCTTCtctaaaaagaaagaaagacagatagtTCCCTGCAAGTCACTTGGATAAGGTTTGATTGCAAAAATGACTGATCAGTAAATCAAATactttgtttcatttattttgttccaCCAAATAAttgaaatatatacataaagtttGGCCTTTAGATTACGGTAGTTATATACCCAAAAGGTGGCATGATTTATGTTCCACAATACACATATGACTGGCTTTAGTATGATGTTGTGAATCTCACCTTTTGAtagaaataaatattttgttcaATGGTAATTACGTAATTGCATTTCTATAACGCCTTTGAAGCCCCAAAGCACTtcacattgtttgtgtttggctgaacgtggggggggggggggggggggagtatgaCCACTCATCCCAGTGTTCTGGGGGTTAAATCCCCCAAAATAGGGTTCTCTTTTTAAAGGAAAATTCCCTGTCTCCATCCTGGGGCATTGGGTATATTACGTAGGCCAGAGGGTTGAGCAACCCCTACTGGTCCAACAACACCTCTACCGGCATCATGGTCTCCCAACGGAGGGTGGGACCCTGCTCAGCTTCCAGAAAAAAACGCT
The window above is part of the Gadus morhua chromosome 20, gadMor3.0, whole genome shotgun sequence genome. Proteins encoded here:
- the gtpbp8 gene encoding GTP-binding protein 8, encoding MWCLRLGILLPGPLFHAAPRHGLHKLASVQSASTLPKRKFQGLLYPFSVLDPYLDRSVDRTNFQLFQPCLEDIVKAEQLFHPSRSNQIDYLSSAVRMDHVPALTQPEVCFIGRSNVGKSSLIRALFSLSPEVEVRVSKTPGHTKKMNFFKVGKAFSIVDMPGYGHRAPTDFVDMVEPYLETRSNLVRTFLLVDGSVGIQKADFIALEMCEEMRRPYVIVVTKIDKCGHGALLTNLLSLQDVVRDRTSSCFPQPILVSSHHFSGIYLLRCFIAHVAGKVELSNTAKGQAKHHLCNHVN